One stretch of Methanosphaera sp. WGK6 DNA includes these proteins:
- a CDS encoding DUF2149 domain-containing protein has protein sequence MTLRRRTRKTKTDIDPMSSAVNMTDLMLVLAMGFLIFAVMATGIENITNSDMSPQEKQEAMQTATQTTELEDQTQDINENPESVTQSGSGYQEMGKVYKDPETGKMVMVSS, from the coding sequence ATGACTCTCAGACGAAGAACTAGAAAAACTAAAACAGATATAGATCCCATGTCTTCAGCAGTGAACATGACTGATCTTATGCTAGTATTAGCAATGGGTTTTTTAATCTTCGCAGTAATGGCTACTGGAATTGAAAATATAACCAATAGCGATATGTCACCACAAGAAAAACAAGAAGCTATGCAAACTGCCACACAAACTACAGAATTAGAAGATCAAACACAAGACATTAATGAAAACCCTGAAAGTGTAACACAATCAGGTTCAGGATATCAGGAAATGGGAAAAGTATACAAGGATCCTGAAACTGGAAAAATGGTTATGGTTAGTTCATAA
- a CDS encoding MotA/TolQ/ExbB proton channel family protein, with product MATTIPGGEILSGILNVVSQSLLLPVMILLIIFLIFAVVELGSIVAEYTGRRTITAQEKEIIIKNIASCETREQICQVINHTKFTKNDKDLLCSVAKLDTELYDKETREILARNLLEDQEFKIAKSLEKLDIVAKIGSGCGLLGTIIPMGPGLAALGSGDMTTLTSNLTVAFNTTTAGLASGSLCFVISAIRSRWYEEDVATLYDLAEVILEVI from the coding sequence ATGGCAACAACAATTCCTGGAGGAGAAATATTATCTGGAATATTAAATGTCGTATCTCAAAGTTTACTACTTCCAGTAATGATATTATTGATAATCTTTCTCATATTTGCAGTTGTTGAACTAGGATCAATAGTTGCAGAATATACAGGACGTAGAACAATTACTGCTCAAGAAAAAGAAATTATTATAAAAAATATTGCTTCATGTGAAACACGAGAACAAATTTGTCAAGTTATTAATCATACAAAATTCACTAAGAATGATAAAGATTTATTATGTTCTGTAGCAAAATTAGATACAGAATTATATGATAAAGAAACACGTGAAATATTAGCTAGAAACCTTCTTGAAGATCAAGAATTTAAAATAGCAAAATCACTTGAAAAATTAGATATAGTAGCAAAAATAGGTTCTGGTTGTGGATTACTTGGTACAATTATTCCAATGGGGCCAGGTCTTGCTGCTTTAGGTAGTGGAGATATGACTACATTAACTTCAAACTTAACTGTAGCATTTAACACGACAACTGCAGGGTTAGCTTCAGGTAGTTTATGTTTTGTAATATCTGCAATACGTAGTAGATGGTATGAAGAAGATGTTGCAACATTATATGATTTAGCAGAAGTAATTCTTGAGGTGATATAA
- a CDS encoding DUF2162 domain-containing protein, which yields MFEQFVQYGILAAVLIFGIKIGLTLGFAGITRKGVLKILAGYGISLTILSYIVQPYTEQLYTFVYNYTGYIFAAIAIVILITGFKTVYDWKITGTNVGSTTSMAVIAPCPCCFGAILTSILIVAPMTGISSVSLGALSSVMLIVVMGLTYLFSTEIVKRIHKPYPIVLGNFMIFIGLYFVLCLIILPNMSLATSGTAIQIESIINVAYMIIAILALMFVGVIYAKRNSRLLKN from the coding sequence ATGTTTGAACAATTTGTACAATATGGAATACTAGCAGCAGTTTTAATATTTGGTATCAAAATAGGACTAACATTAGGTTTTGCAGGTATTACACGGAAAGGTGTTCTTAAAATTCTAGCAGGTTATGGAATTAGTCTAACTATTTTATCATATATTGTTCAACCATATACTGAACAATTATATACATTTGTATATAATTATACTGGTTATATATTTGCAGCTATTGCAATAGTAATTCTTATAACAGGATTTAAAACTGTATATGATTGGAAAATTACTGGAACCAATGTTGGTTCAACCACAAGTATGGCTGTAATTGCACCATGTCCTTGTTGTTTTGGAGCTATATTAACATCAATACTTATAGTGGCTCCTATGACAGGTATATCCTCAGTATCTTTAGGTGCTCTTTCATCAGTAATGCTCATAGTAGTTATGGGTTTAACATATCTTTTCTCAACAGAGATTGTTAAAAGAATTCACAAACCATATCCTATTGTATTAGGTAATTTCATGATATTTATAGGATTATATTTCGTATTATGTTTAATTATACTGCCCAATATGAGTTTAGCAACAAGTGGAACAGCAATACAAATAGAATCTATCATAAACGTAGCTTACATGATAATAGCAATACTTGCTTTAATGTTTGTAGGTGTTATTTATGCTAAAAGAAATAGTAGATTACTAAAAAATTAA
- a CDS encoding Ig-like domain repeat protein, whose translation MEPGKNTTFIAILPEDATGQVIFKINDVKVSEKIEASRTVMYTYQVPTNFRNPTYTLTLVYSGDSTYNMKRVNTTLSLRADEINVNPNMTVEDTTVKYGDIVNITVHLPSDASGNVVFKLNRKTISDKISIVNGSAVFSYNATANPGSYRLQILYSGNYKYAGNMTRCNLIITKLNSTATTNNITSKAGSNTTFTTRFVDELGNPVNNTYVVYKLNQVTIGNATTDENGYATYSYILPSLFNAQNYTINVISRETKTVAGTRINATLSLTQLSTKVEVPRVIAKINDTVTIGATIIDENSNNVLQGRVLFYQDGKLIARVNVSLGHALYSFKPTTNIARIYNITAEYIGYWKYANSTNKGILNITKIGTYTTTRYVDAKSGMNVVLSASVKDKNQLNINGGQVRFTLNGTEVGRADVINGAANLTFNTGIRPEGIYRLNATYMGSDSYYSSHNLNYMNVSTLNTRIVGSPIYVTIGQKTNITVTVLDETNHHAENGTITFTLNDTVIGKTQVHNGTASIQYTPPNKYNGLTLRYIARLEANQYYSSTYTVNNITISSLSDVYVSPKGNDSNIGSSSKPFKTITYAVGHVSTFGTVHISAGTYSEYNIMLNNSIKIIGSSLNNVIINGNNKGKPIFTLTKENTFITLSYMTITNGSSNTNRSAGAIVSHGKLNISNVLFKNNKAYGNYSAGAIYSVGLLNLTNTYFTNNFAKSVNAEGGALRLINNTTNINSATFSGNNVNGANNTGGGAIYLQDGDLVINNASFTSNKAMGQYVLGGAIKAAYGDIVITKSSFHKNTINATGYGIGGAINSLGAGLYINDTKLTENKAYGSTIAGAGALYIQYAVADIQNSVINSNYARAQSVIGGAIEGYEAYIDFKKDTFKDNKAYASKTNAFGAVLYHEKGNLTFNGCKFINNSLSSANISIGGALYINANTTIVKSEFITNNVTGKNIGGGAIANMAKMNVTRTNFINNNATTMGDAITSLSSAENTIENNYWGSEEPVWKQLLNGISTKPKTYSKTQFTY comes from the coding sequence TTGGAACCTGGAAAAAATACTACCTTTATAGCAATACTACCTGAAGATGCTACTGGACAAGTAATATTTAAAATAAATGATGTTAAAGTATCTGAAAAAATAGAAGCTTCAAGAACAGTAATGTACACATATCAAGTTCCAACAAATTTTAGAAATCCTACATACACATTAACATTAGTATACTCAGGAGATTCTACATACAATATGAAAAGAGTAAATACAACTCTATCATTAAGAGCTGATGAAATAAATGTAAATCCAAACATGACTGTTGAAGATACTACAGTAAAATATGGGGATATTGTTAATATAACAGTACATTTACCTTCAGATGCATCAGGTAATGTTGTATTTAAACTTAATAGAAAAACAATTTCAGATAAAATTTCTATTGTGAATGGTTCTGCAGTATTTTCATATAATGCTACAGCAAATCCTGGAAGTTACAGATTACAAATATTATATAGTGGAAACTATAAATATGCTGGAAATATGACTAGATGTAATTTAATTATAACTAAATTAAATTCAACTGCAACAACTAATAATATAACATCAAAAGCAGGTTCTAACACTACATTCACAACACGTTTTGTTGATGAATTAGGTAATCCTGTAAATAATACCTATGTGGTTTATAAATTAAATCAAGTAACTATTGGAAATGCAACAACTGATGAAAATGGATATGCAACATATAGTTATATACTACCTTCATTATTCAATGCACAAAATTATACAATAAATGTAATCAGTAGGGAAACAAAAACTGTGGCAGGAACAAGAATAAATGCAACATTATCTCTAACACAATTATCTACAAAAGTAGAAGTACCTAGAGTAATAGCTAAAATAAATGATACAGTAACTATTGGTGCAACAATAATTGATGAAAATAGCAATAATGTATTACAAGGAAGAGTACTATTTTATCAAGATGGTAAACTAATAGCTAGAGTAAATGTATCTTTAGGACATGCATTATATTCATTCAAACCAACTACTAATATTGCAAGAATATATAATATAACAGCAGAGTATATTGGTTATTGGAAATACGCAAATTCCACAAATAAAGGTATATTAAATATAACCAAAATCGGTACTTATACAACTACAAGATATGTTGATGCAAAAAGTGGAATGAATGTAGTTCTTTCAGCAAGTGTCAAAGATAAAAACCAGTTAAATATTAATGGAGGACAAGTCCGATTTACTCTTAATGGTACTGAAGTTGGAAGAGCAGATGTTATTAATGGAGCAGCTAATCTAACATTCAATACTGGAATACGTCCTGAAGGAATTTACAGACTTAATGCAACATACATGGGTAGTGATTCATATTATTCAAGTCACAACCTAAATTACATGAATGTATCTACACTTAATACAAGAATAGTTGGAAGTCCAATCTATGTTACAATTGGTCAAAAAACTAACATAACAGTCACAGTTCTTGATGAAACTAATCATCATGCAGAAAATGGTACAATAACATTCACATTAAATGATACAGTAATTGGAAAAACACAAGTTCATAATGGAACAGCAAGTATCCAATACACACCACCTAATAAATACAATGGATTAACACTACGATATATAGCAAGACTAGAAGCAAATCAATATTATAGTTCTACATACACTGTTAATAATATAACAATATCCAGTCTATCTGATGTTTATGTAAGTCCAAAGGGTAATGATAGTAATATAGGAAGTAGTTCAAAACCATTTAAAACAATTACATATGCAGTAGGACATGTAAGCACATTTGGAACAGTACATATATCAGCAGGAACTTATTCAGAATATAATATAATGTTAAATAATTCTATAAAAATAATAGGTTCTAGTCTAAATAATGTAATTATCAATGGAAATAATAAAGGTAAACCAATATTTACCCTAACTAAAGAAAATACATTCATTACATTAAGTTATATGACTATTACAAATGGTTCCAGTAACACAAATAGAAGTGCTGGAGCAATAGTATCACATGGAAAATTAAATATTTCCAATGTATTATTCAAAAATAATAAAGCATATGGAAATTATTCTGCAGGAGCTATTTACTCAGTAGGTTTATTAAACTTAACCAACACATACTTCACAAATAACTTTGCAAAATCAGTTAATGCAGAAGGTGGAGCACTACGTTTAATAAACAATACCACTAACATAAATTCAGCAACATTCTCTGGCAATAATGTTAACGGTGCTAATAATACTGGAGGAGGAGCAATATACCTTCAAGATGGTGATTTAGTAATAAATAATGCATCATTCACATCAAACAAAGCAATGGGACAATATGTATTAGGAGGAGCTATAAAAGCAGCATATGGAGATATAGTTATAACTAAATCATCCTTCCATAAAAACACAATAAATGCCACAGGATATGGTATAGGTGGAGCAATAAATAGTCTAGGTGCAGGATTATACATCAATGATACAAAATTAACTGAAAACAAAGCATATGGATCAACAATAGCAGGTGCTGGAGCATTATACATACAATATGCAGTAGCAGATATTCAAAACAGTGTAATTAATTCTAATTATGCTAGAGCTCAATCAGTAATTGGTGGAGCAATAGAAGGTTATGAAGCATATATTGACTTTAAAAAAGATACATTTAAAGATAACAAAGCATATGCATCAAAAACAAATGCATTTGGAGCAGTACTCTATCATGAAAAAGGTAATTTAACATTCAATGGATGTAAATTTATTAACAATTCATTAAGCTCTGCAAATATATCCATTGGTGGAGCATTATATATCAATGCTAACACAACAATAGTAAAATCTGAATTCATAACAAACAATGTAACAGGTAAAAATATTGGTGGTGGAGCAATAGCAAACATGGCTAAAATGAATGTTACAAGAACAAACTTCATAAACAACAATGCTACAACAATGGGTGATGCAATAACATCACTATCCAGTGCTGAAAATACAATTGAAAACAATTACTGGGGATCAGAAGAACCAGTATGGAAACAATTACTCAATGGAATATCAACAAAACCAAAAACATATTCAAAAACACAATTCACATATTAG
- a CDS encoding transposase: protein MVQKAAEILNINLIFLKPYCPCLNPIEDIWRIIKKQSIKQDINQPKN from the coding sequence ATGGTGCAAAAAGCTGCAGAAATATTGAACATAAATTTAATCTTTTTAAAACCATACTGTCCATGTTTAAACCCTATAGAAGATATTTGGAGAATAATAAAAAAACAATCAATAAAACAAGATATAAATCAACCAAAGAACTAA
- a CDS encoding Ig-like domain-containing protein, producing MKKSYLLSLCIILILLTVTTISAADNTTNSNDDLNTDTISIDRNYDNTVSTQKIIKKESDYTDVYVNISSNIITGDGSITNPYTTLNQTNLNQITNNSHIHITEGTYYLKSMTITKNLTITGQNRNTIFIANDTKSIFNITETGYLQLINIILKDYTSQNSGAITNLGTLIIENSTFTNNRAETTNRFIGGSITNNGTLSISNSEFSNNYAAYGASINTYGTTHIINSTFSNDYVQTVGGSIYNSIGSMTVKNSKFIKNRATSGGAIYNAKGVLIVNNSQFINNTAATFFGGAIYSTGVTNTTNSQFIENNARKDGGAILNTNNFTVINCLFNSNYAEENGGAIKNIPWTSSENGNLTILYCNFTENSAVKNGGAIVGFNSTEVSQNYGTIYVRNSIFQENSAGESGGSIHSYNNNYIDLENCVLLDNEAENYIEIYTPSTFIKSIENNWWGVNEPRWRKIGITPNTWVVMTVTRTITNENTQIKINLNTLNTNKTLNGTLPPRIVKLEDTTTQNNYIINGTLTINSNSSKTIIISIDNEEIITTQLTANINYKLTNNNNNILFNITTNKNTGKISIKINGITIINKHEITSTSTIINYTIPTSWNKQKYKTTIIITSDNSKIEENKTITIPKRSVTTKITINTNSTKINAGKTIQITVEIKCGNQYLTTGKVVFKINGKTIGSTISIKNGTATINYIIPSSYSAKTYNLSIVYGGDGNKNANRNSTTLTIQKQTIHTNTTSLNFTHSGNKTKISIKFLDIFNNSIKTPIKLNYTINGKTIENNKVITNSILSFEYTIPTTSTSKQTLTIINGENSKYNKLTINIPITIQ from the coding sequence ATGAAAAAATCATATTTACTAAGTTTATGTATTATACTCATATTACTAACAGTGACAACAATATCAGCAGCTGACAATACTACTAATTCCAATGATGATTTAAATACAGATACTATATCTATTGATAGAAATTATGATAATACTGTAAGTACACAAAAAATAATTAAAAAAGAATCAGATTATACTGATGTGTATGTTAATATTTCATCAAATATAATTACTGGAGATGGAAGTATAACAAACCCATATACTACACTAAATCAAACAAATTTAAATCAAATAACAAATAATTCACATATACATATCACAGAAGGAACATATTATCTTAAATCAATGACTATTACAAAGAATTTAACTATCACTGGCCAAAACAGGAATACAATATTCATAGCAAATGATACAAAAAGCATATTCAACATAACCGAAACAGGTTACTTACAATTAATTAACATAATATTAAAAGATTACACATCACAAAATAGTGGAGCTATTACAAATCTTGGAACATTAATTATTGAAAATTCCACATTTACTAATAACAGAGCTGAAACTACCAACAGATTCATAGGAGGTAGTATTACAAATAATGGAACATTATCTATTTCAAACTCAGAATTCTCAAATAACTATGCAGCATATGGTGCTTCAATAAACACTTATGGAACCACTCATATAATAAACTCAACATTTTCAAATGATTATGTGCAAACAGTAGGTGGATCCATATATAATTCAATAGGAAGCATGACAGTTAAAAATTCAAAATTTATAAAAAATCGTGCGACAAGTGGTGGAGCAATCTATAATGCAAAAGGAGTATTGATAGTAAATAATTCTCAATTTATCAATAACACTGCAGCAACATTCTTTGGAGGTGCAATATATTCTACAGGAGTTACAAATACAACTAATAGCCAGTTTATAGAAAATAATGCACGAAAAGATGGTGGAGCCATACTAAATACCAATAATTTCACAGTAATAAACTGTTTATTTAATTCAAATTATGCTGAAGAAAATGGTGGAGCAATAAAAAATATTCCCTGGACATCATCCGAAAATGGAAATTTAACAATTCTTTACTGCAACTTTACAGAAAACAGTGCAGTAAAAAATGGTGGAGCAATAGTGGGATTTAATTCAACAGAAGTTTCTCAAAACTATGGTACAATATATGTAAGAAACTCCATATTCCAAGAAAACAGTGCAGGTGAAAGTGGTGGAAGTATTCATAGTTATAATAATAACTATATTGATTTAGAAAATTGTGTACTTCTAGATAATGAAGCTGAAAATTATATAGAAATATATACACCTAGTACCTTTATTAAATCAATTGAAAATAACTGGTGGGGAGTAAATGAGCCAAGATGGAGAAAAATAGGAATTACACCAAATACATGGGTTGTTATGACTGTTACTAGAACCATTACTAACGAAAATACTCAAATCAAAATAAATCTAAATACACTAAATACTAATAAAACCTTAAATGGTACACTACCACCACGAATAGTTAAATTAGAAGATACTACAACCCAAAATAATTATATAATCAATGGGACACTTACAATCAACAGTAATTCATCAAAAACAATCATAATATCAATAGATAATGAAGAAATAATAACAACACAACTAACAGCTAATATAAACTACAAACTAACAAATAACAATAATAACATCTTATTTAATATTACAACAAATAAAAATACTGGAAAAATATCTATTAAAATAAATGGTATTACAATAATCAACAAACATGAGATAACAAGTACATCTACAATCATAAACTACACTATACCAACATCATGGAATAAACAAAAATATAAAACAACAATAATCATCACATCAGATAACTCTAAAATAGAAGAAAATAAAACAATAACCATACCAAAACGAAGTGTAACAACAAAAATAACAATAAACACCAACTCAACAAAAATAAACGCGGGAAAAACAATTCAAATAACAGTAGAAATTAAATGTGGAAATCAATATCTAACAACAGGTAAAGTAGTATTTAAGATAAATGGAAAAACAATTGGATCCACAATCAGTATTAAAAATGGAACAGCTACAATTAACTACATAATACCATCATCATATAGTGCTAAAACATATAATCTAAGTATTGTATATGGAGGAGATGGAAATAAAAATGCAAATAGAAACTCAACAACACTAACTATTCAAAAGCAAACAATACATACAAATACAACTTCACTTAACTTTACACATAGTGGAAATAAAACAAAAATCTCAATTAAATTCCTAGACATATTTAATAACAGTATAAAAACACCCATAAAATTAAATTACACAATTAATGGAAAAACAATTGAAAACAATAAAGTTATAACAAATAGTATACTATCATTTGAATATACAATTCCAACAACAAGCACATCAAAACAAACATTAACTATCATAAATGGAGAAAACAGTAAATATAACAAACTTACAATAAATATTCCAATTACAATCCAATAA
- a CDS encoding glucose-1-phosphate thymidylyltransferase, whose translation MKGVILSGGHGTRLRPLTHTGPKQLIPIANKPVIDYAIEDLRDAGITEIGIILGTNMPNKIKDALGDGSRFGVNITYIMQGEPKGLAHAAATAKDFVDGDSFVMYLGDNILKSGIEEFVAGFDESDFSSRLLLQEVPDPRQFGVAELNDDGEIINLVEKPEHPKSNLALVGIYLFKNNIFDAISKIKPSWRDELEITDAIQKLIDDGFNVDSFVVEGWWKDTGKPEDVLDANQLILETIKTDIKGTVEDDVKIKGRVVIGEGTIIKSGSVIKGPAIIGENCEIKGYVGPYTSIGDNTKIIESEIDSSIIIGNSVIHSDKRITESLLGQNSKIISDKTTYPKGRSFVIGENSIVKL comes from the coding sequence ATGAAAGGAGTTATTTTATCTGGTGGACATGGTACAAGACTAAGGCCATTAACACACACAGGACCCAAACAACTTATTCCAATAGCTAATAAACCAGTTATTGATTATGCTATTGAAGACTTACGTGATGCTGGAATAACAGAAATAGGTATAATTCTTGGAACAAACATGCCTAACAAAATAAAAGATGCATTAGGTGATGGATCTAGGTTTGGAGTAAATATCACCTATATTATGCAAGGAGAACCAAAAGGATTAGCTCATGCAGCAGCAACAGCTAAAGATTTCGTGGATGGTGATTCTTTTGTAATGTATCTTGGAGATAATATATTAAAATCAGGAATTGAAGAATTTGTAGCTGGTTTTGATGAATCTGATTTTTCATCAAGATTACTATTACAAGAAGTACCAGATCCAAGACAATTTGGAGTAGCAGAATTAAATGACGATGGTGAAATAATAAACCTAGTTGAAAAACCAGAACATCCAAAAAGTAACTTAGCATTAGTGGGAATATATTTATTTAAAAACAATATTTTTGATGCAATTAGTAAAATAAAACCTTCATGGAGAGATGAACTGGAAATCACTGATGCAATTCAAAAACTAATTGATGATGGATTTAATGTAGATTCATTTGTTGTTGAAGGATGGTGGAAAGACACAGGTAAACCAGAAGATGTTCTCGATGCAAACCAATTAATTCTTGAAACAATTAAAACAGACATCAAAGGAACAGTAGAAGATGATGTTAAAATCAAAGGAAGAGTAGTTATTGGTGAAGGAACAATCATAAAATCAGGTTCTGTAATAAAAGGACCTGCAATAATTGGTGAAAACTGTGAAATCAAAGGATATGTAGGTCCATACACATCCATTGGAGATAATACTAAAATAATAGAATCTGAGATAGATTCATCTATTATTATTGGAAACTCAGTAATTCACTCTGATAAAAGAATAACAGAAAGTCTTTTAGGTCAAAATTCTAAAATAATCTCTGACAAAACAACTTATCCCAAAGGACGTAGTTTTGTAATTGGTGAAAATTCTATAGTAAAATTATAA
- the galU gene encoding UTP--glucose-1-phosphate uridylyltransferase GalU: protein MKAVIPAAGLGTRFLPATKAQPKEMLPVFNKPTIQYVVEEAVNSGIDDILIITGKGKRSIEDHFDRSFELEYSLNQKKKYDYLEEVQEITDMADIYYVRQKNQKGLGDAISCAEKHIGDEAFAVLLGDTITYSQTPCTKQLLNVYEKYGGSTIAIEELPERKIERYGIIDGKCIEDNIYKVDNLVEKPKLEEAPSNLGITGRYILTSDIFDKLKSIEAGVGGEIQLTDAINEQENVYATTFEGTIYDIGNTIEWLKSSIDMALTHDDARNEILKHMQQKIDENQ from the coding sequence ATGAAAGCAGTGATACCAGCAGCAGGTTTAGGAACACGTTTTTTACCTGCAACAAAAGCACAACCAAAAGAAATGTTACCTGTATTTAATAAACCAACAATACAGTATGTAGTAGAAGAAGCAGTAAATTCTGGAATTGATGATATTCTCATAATCACAGGAAAAGGAAAACGTTCAATAGAAGATCATTTTGATAGATCATTTGAACTAGAATATAGTTTAAATCAAAAAAAGAAGTATGACTATCTTGAAGAAGTACAAGAAATCACAGACATGGCTGATATTTATTATGTCAGACAAAAAAACCAGAAAGGATTAGGTGATGCAATATCTTGTGCTGAAAAACATATAGGTGATGAAGCATTTGCAGTACTTCTTGGAGATACAATAACATACTCACAAACACCATGTACAAAACAATTATTAAATGTTTATGAAAAATATGGTGGCTCAACTATTGCTATAGAAGAATTACCTGAACGTAAAATAGAACGATATGGAATTATTGATGGAAAATGTATAGAAGATAATATTTATAAAGTAGATAACTTAGTTGAAAAACCTAAACTAGAAGAAGCACCATCAAATCTAGGAATTACTGGAAGATATATATTAACTTCAGATATTTTTGATAAATTAAAATCCATAGAAGCAGGTGTTGGTGGAGAAATTCAATTAACAGATGCAATAAATGAACAAGAAAATGTATATGCAACAACATTTGAAGGAACTATTTATGACATTGGAAACACTATTGAATGGCTTAAAAGTTCTATAGATATGGCTTTAACTCATGATGATGCACGTAATGAAATATTAAAACACATGCAACAAAAAATAGATGAAAATCAGTAA
- the hacA gene encoding homoaconitase large subunit yields the protein MNITEKILAKHSNKEEVAPGDTINADIDIAMSHDGTSPPTIKVFEQIADKVWDPEKIVLVFDHNVPANTMGSAEFQQVVREFGKKQNIPNMYIQGEGICHQVLPEQGHVKPSSVIVGADSHTCTYGAFGAFSTGLGATDLAMVYATGKTWFNVPESLKINVNGSLQENVYSKDLILRIINELGSYGATYKSLEFHGDTIDKMSVDGRLTMTNMVIECGAKNGIMIPNKQTEEYLAKRGVSNYTITTPDSDAQYEKVYDFNVDDLQPQVACPHNVDNVEDVDKVKGTSINQAVLGSCTNGRYEDLVQAAEILKNHKVHEDTQLLVFPASREIYQKAIDNGIIQTLLESNAIICNPGCGPCLGAHMGVMTDDMTCISTTNRNFLGRMGSAKSYVYLSNPAVVAASAIKGEITNPSDI from the coding sequence ATGAATATAACTGAAAAAATTTTAGCAAAACATTCAAACAAAGAAGAAGTAGCACCTGGAGATACCATTAATGCAGATATAGATATTGCTATGAGTCATGATGGAACAAGTCCTCCAACCATAAAAGTATTTGAACAAATAGCAGATAAAGTATGGGATCCTGAAAAAATAGTTCTGGTTTTTGATCATAATGTACCTGCAAATACTATGGGTTCAGCAGAATTTCAGCAAGTTGTAAGAGAATTTGGTAAAAAACAAAATATACCAAATATGTATATACAAGGTGAAGGAATTTGTCATCAAGTACTTCCAGAACAAGGACATGTAAAACCATCATCAGTAATAGTTGGTGCAGATTCACATACATGTACTTATGGTGCTTTTGGAGCTTTTTCAACAGGACTGGGTGCTACAGACCTTGCAATGGTTTATGCAACAGGAAAAACATGGTTTAATGTTCCAGAGTCACTAAAAATTAATGTTAATGGTTCCCTACAAGAAAATGTATACTCTAAAGATTTAATTCTTAGAATAATAAACGAATTAGGATCTTATGGAGCTACATATAAAAGTCTTGAATTTCATGGAGATACCATTGATAAAATGTCTGTTGATGGTAGATTAACCATGACAAATATGGTAATTGAATGTGGAGCTAAAAATGGTATCATGATTCCTAATAAACAGACAGAAGAATATTTAGCTAAAAGAGGTGTGAGTAATTATACTATAACCACCCCTGATAGTGATGCTCAATATGAAAAAGTATATGATTTTAATGTTGATGATTTACAACCACAAGTAGCATGTCCTCATAATGTTGATAATGTGGAAGATGTAGATAAAGTAAAAGGAACATCCATCAATCAGGCAGTACTTGGTTCTTGTACTAATGGTCGATATGAAGATTTAGTTCAGGCTGCAGAAATTCTAAAAAATCATAAAGTACATGAAGACACACAATTACTAGTATTTCCAGCTTCACGTGAAATTTATCAAAAAGCAATTGATAATGGAATTATACAAACATTACTTGAATCTAATGCAATAATCTGTAATCCAGGATGTGGTCCTTGTCTTGGAGCTCATATGGGTGTTATGACAGATGATATGACTTGTATTTCTACTACAAATAGAAATTTCCTTGGTAGAATGGGAAGTGCAAAATCATATGTTTATTTATCAAATCCAGCAGTTGTAGCAGCATCTGCAATCAAAGGTGAAATTACCAACCCAAGTGATATATAA